One window of the Maylandia zebra isolate NMK-2024a linkage group LG19, Mzebra_GT3a, whole genome shotgun sequence genome contains the following:
- the jkamp gene encoding JNK1/MAPK8-associated membrane protein isoform X1 yields MAVAVSSTCPGLYCGRMMVNGSVEGECGVCPRGERANMQKVCERCIESPEIYDWLYLGFMAMLPLVLHWFFIEWYSGKKSSSALLQHVTAMLECSMSAVVTLLVTEPVGMLTIRSCRVQMLSDWYTMLYNPSPDYVNTLHCTQEAVYPLYTIVLIYYAFCLILMMMLRPLLVKKMACGLGKSDRFKSIYAALYFFPILTVLQAIGGGLLYYAFPYIILVLSLVTLAVYMSASEIQSFKNLVAKKKRLIVLFSHWLLHAYGIISISRLDKLEQDLPLLALVPGPALFYIVTAKFTEPSRILLEAGNGH; encoded by the exons GTTTGTCCTCGAGGAGAGCGGGCCAACATGCAGAAAGTGTGTGAGCGCTGCATCGAGTCTCCTGAGATCTACGACTGGCTCTATCTGGGGTTTATGGCCATGTTGCCTCTTGTGTTGCACTGGTTCTTTATTGAATGGTACTCTGGAAAGAAGAG TTCCAGTGCTTTACTCCAACATGTGACCGCCATGTTGGAGTGCAGTATGTCAGCTGTGGTCACTCTGCTGGTCACAGAGCCTGTGGGAATGCTCACTATCCGTTCTTGTCGAGTGCAAATGCTTTCAGACTGGTACACGATGCTGTACAACCCAAGTCCAGACTATGTCAACACATTACACTGCACTCAGGAAGCTGTGTACCCACT CTACACGATCGTGCTGATCTACTATGCATTTTGCTTGATACTAATGATGATGCTGCGTCCTCTGTTGGTGAAGAAGATGGCGTGTGGTTTGGGCAAATCCGACCGTTTTAAGAGCATCTATGCTGCTCTGTACTTCTTCCCGATCCTCACTGTGCTGCAGGCTATAGGAGGAGGACTGCTCT ACTATGCATTCCCCTACATCATCCTGGTCCTGTCTCTTGTCACGTTGGCTGTTTACATGTCTGCCTCTGAGATACAG TCTTTTAAGAATCTGGTTGCCAAGAAGAAGCGTCTCATCGTCCTGTTCAGCCACTGGCTGCTGCATGCTTACGGCATCATCTCGATCTCCCGACTGGACAAGCTGGAACAGGACCTGCCGCTGTTGGCCCTCGTGCCAGGACCCGCTCTGTTTTACATCGTCACAGCCAAATTCACTGAGCCCAGCCGCATCCTCTTGGAGGCTGGCAATGGACACTGA
- the jkamp gene encoding JNK1/MAPK8-associated membrane protein isoform X2, giving the protein MQKVCERCIESPEIYDWLYLGFMAMLPLVLHWFFIEWYSGKKSSSALLQHVTAMLECSMSAVVTLLVTEPVGMLTIRSCRVQMLSDWYTMLYNPSPDYVNTLHCTQEAVYPLYTIVLIYYAFCLILMMMLRPLLVKKMACGLGKSDRFKSIYAALYFFPILTVLQAIGGGLLYYAFPYIILVLSLVTLAVYMSASEIQSFKNLVAKKKRLIVLFSHWLLHAYGIISISRLDKLEQDLPLLALVPGPALFYIVTAKFTEPSRILLEAGNGH; this is encoded by the exons ATGCAGAAAGTGTGTGAGCGCTGCATCGAGTCTCCTGAGATCTACGACTGGCTCTATCTGGGGTTTATGGCCATGTTGCCTCTTGTGTTGCACTGGTTCTTTATTGAATGGTACTCTGGAAAGAAGAG TTCCAGTGCTTTACTCCAACATGTGACCGCCATGTTGGAGTGCAGTATGTCAGCTGTGGTCACTCTGCTGGTCACAGAGCCTGTGGGAATGCTCACTATCCGTTCTTGTCGAGTGCAAATGCTTTCAGACTGGTACACGATGCTGTACAACCCAAGTCCAGACTATGTCAACACATTACACTGCACTCAGGAAGCTGTGTACCCACT CTACACGATCGTGCTGATCTACTATGCATTTTGCTTGATACTAATGATGATGCTGCGTCCTCTGTTGGTGAAGAAGATGGCGTGTGGTTTGGGCAAATCCGACCGTTTTAAGAGCATCTATGCTGCTCTGTACTTCTTCCCGATCCTCACTGTGCTGCAGGCTATAGGAGGAGGACTGCTCT ACTATGCATTCCCCTACATCATCCTGGTCCTGTCTCTTGTCACGTTGGCTGTTTACATGTCTGCCTCTGAGATACAG TCTTTTAAGAATCTGGTTGCCAAGAAGAAGCGTCTCATCGTCCTGTTCAGCCACTGGCTGCTGCATGCTTACGGCATCATCTCGATCTCCCGACTGGACAAGCTGGAACAGGACCTGCCGCTGTTGGCCCTCGTGCCAGGACCCGCTCTGTTTTACATCGTCACAGCCAAATTCACTGAGCCCAGCCGCATCCTCTTGGAGGCTGGCAATGGACACTGA
- the fam241a gene encoding uncharacterized protein FAM241A: MSAVTPPVHGRHVSHRRELEELPTENRRRQHIPPPVQGGRQAPLHSQRHRTDVSQNRPRTDPSATWSRTNDPSTREPLLDDCERMGTLFGSLNKCLRGMGFSQMYFGDKIVEPVVIVFFWLLLWFLGIQALGLVGTLCIIIIYIQK, encoded by the exons ATGTCTGCTGTGACGCCTCCTGTTCATGGCCGGCATGTTTCTCATCGACGTGAGTTAGAAGAGCTACCAACGGAAAACCGGAGAAGACAGCATATTCCTCCGCCTGTCCAGGGTGGAAGGCAGGCACCACTGCACAGCCAGCGGCACCGG ACTGATGTCAGCCAGAACCGCCCTCGAACTGATCCCAGTGCAACCTGGTCCCGCACGAATGATCCCAGTACCAGAGAGCCTCTGTTGGACGACTGTGAGCGAATGGGGACTCTGTTTGGTTCGCTCAACAAGTGTCTGCGGGGAATGGGCTTCAGCCAGATGTACTTTGGGGACAAAATAGTGGAGCCGGTCGTGATCGTCTTCTTCTGGCTGCTGCTCTGGTTCCTGGGCATCCAGGCCTTAGGACTGGTGGGAACTCTGTGTATTATCATCATCTACATCCAGAAATAA